The window ACCGCCGCGTCCCTGCCGAGAGGCATCGTTCTCATGGCCTTGAGAATATCGGCGGTTGCGCCCGGGTCGGCGACAATGACCAGTTTCCCCTCACTCGCGATATACAGCGGATCCATCCCCAGGAGATCGCAGCAGCTGCGGACCTCCCGTCGTATGGGGAGCTTGTCTTCAAACAGTGTCGCGGTGACCCGCGAAGCCCGCGCGATCTCGTTGAGCGCGCTGGCGACGCCGCCTCTCGTCGGATCCCTCATCACGTGGAGAAAACCGCTCCAGGCGGATATGCCCTCCACGATCTCACAGAGGGGAGCGACGTCACTCCGTATCTCCGGCGTGAACCCCAGCCCTTCCCGCGCGTTCAGTATCGCCATGCCATGATCGGCGATCGTACCCGAGATGAGGATGTCGTCGCCCGGCCGCGCCCGCGATGAGGAGATGTCCATCCCCTCCATGATCGCCCCGATCCCCGAGGTCGTGATGAAAATGCCATCCGCGTCACCCCGGCGCACGACCTTGGTATCGCCGGTGACCAGGTTGATGCCGAGGGCGCCAGTCGCCTTCCGCATGGAGCGGGCGATCTTTTTGAGATCCTCTATCAGGAATCCCTCTTCAATGATAAATGCCGCGGCAATGGCCAGCGGCCGCGCGCCCTTGGCGGCGAGATCGTTGACGGTCCCGCATATGGACAGTGTGCCGATATCTCCACCCGGGAAGAAAATCGGTTGTATCGTGTACGAGTCGGTGGTGAATGCGAGGTGCGCGGTGTCAACGGTGAGCGCGGC of the Candidatus Auribacterota bacterium genome contains:
- the hypE gene encoding hydrogenase expression/formation protein HypE is translated as MDTVTLSMGGGGAHSSQLLSEVFLPIYGNEILNTLDDSAALTVDTAHLAFTTDSYTIQPIFFPGGDIGTLSICGTVNDLAAKGARPLAIAAAFIIEEGFLIEDLKKIARSMRKATGALGINLVTGDTKVVRRGDADGIFITTSGIGAIMEGMDISSSRARPGDDILISGTIADHGMAILNAREGLGFTPEIRSDVAPLCEIVEGISAWSGFLHVMRDPTRGGVASALNEIARASRVTATLFEDKLPIRREVRSCCDLLGMDPLYIASEGKLVIVADPGATADILKAMRTMPLGRDAAVIGRVDATPYADQIPPVSLRTNIGTKRFVPLLEGELLPRIC